Proteins from one Salvelinus namaycush isolate Seneca chromosome 34, SaNama_1.0, whole genome shotgun sequence genomic window:
- the LOC120028812 gene encoding sodium-dependent serotonin transporter-like, which yields MEMKQSMMVDRENEGGEKEKGEESSQENGRLMLADGGVAEKGGPKVNSGGGSGGVSNGYPTSTAPSPKEGAGGVPAGALRTLVVQQTSLDQPRETWSKKMDFLLSVIGYAVDLGNVWRFPYICYQNGGGAFLLPYMLMAVFGGVPLFYMELALGQFHRSGCISIWKHICPIFKGIGFAICIIALYIAFYYNTIMAWALYYLLASFRPTLPWTTCSNPWNTVNCLRYLSTDSNVTWTNTSTSPAEEFYTRQVLQVHMSPGLHQLGSVSWQLALCLLFIFTIVYFSIWKGVKTSGKVVWVTATFPYLVLLVLLVRGATLPGAWRGVVFYLKPDWGKLLSTTVWIDAAAQIFFSLGPGFGVLLAFASYNPFHNNCYKDALLTSSVNCLTSFLSGFVIFTVLGYMAEMRKIGVETVAKDAGPSLLFIIYAEAIANMPAATFFAIIFFLMIIMLGLDSTFAGLEGVITAMLDEFPQLLSRRREWFVLGLVCVCYLGALSTLTYGGAFVVKLFEEYATGPAVITVVFLEVIAVSWFYGTSRFCADVHMMLGFSPGLFWRVCWVAICPIFLLFIIVSFLAFPPEVKLFDYVYPPWTTVLGYCIGVSSFICVPAYMVYHLLTAKGTFKQRLLKGITPVPSGPHSDIIITHAV from the exons ATGGAGATGAAACAGTCAATGATGGTGGACAGAGAGAacgaaggaggagagaaagagaaaggggaggagTCATCGCAGGAGAACGGCAGACTCATGCTGGCTGACGGAGGGGTGGCAGAGAAGGGGGGCCCCAAAGTGAACTCTGGTGGGGGGTCAGGAGGGGTGTCCAACGGGTACCCCACGTCCACAGCACCGAGCCCCAAGGAGGGAGCGGGGGGTGTACCCGCAGGGGCCCTCAGGACTCTGGTGGTCCAGCAGACCAGTCTGGACCAGCCCCGGGAGACCTGGAGCAAGAAGATGGACTTTCTGTTGTCTGTGATTGGCTACGCCGTGGACCTGGGAAATGTGTGGCGCTTCCCCTACATCTGCTACCAAAACGGAGGAG GTGCCTTCCTGCTGCCCTACATGTTGATGGCGGTATTCGGCGGCGTGCCTCTGTTCTACATGGAGCTGGCACTGGGGCAGTTCCACCGCAGTGGCTGCATCTCCATCTGGAAACACATCTGCCCCATCTTCAAGG GTATCGGCTTCGCCATCTGCATCATAGCGCTGTACATTGCGTTCTACTACAACACCATCATGGCGTGGGCCCTGTACTACCTGCTGGCGTCGTTCCGGCCCACCCTCCCCTGGACCACGTGCTCCAACCCCTGGAACACGGTCAACTGTCTCCGCTACCTGTCCACCGACAGCAACGTCACCTGGACCAACACGTCCACCTCGCCCGCCGAGGAGTTCTATAC GCGTCAGGTACTGCAGGTGCACATGTCTCCAGGTCTGCACCAGCTTGGCAGTGTGAGTTGGCAGCTGGCTCTCTGCCTCCTGTTCATCTTCACCATCGTCTACTTCAGCATCTGGAAGGGAGTCAAGACCTCTGGCAAG gtgGTGTGGGTGACAGCCACCTTCCCCTACCTTGTCCTGCTGGTGCTGCTCGTTCGTGGGGCCACTCTGCCCGGGGCCTGGAGGGGCGTGGTCTTCTACCTCAAACCTGATTGGGGGAAACTACTCAGCACCACA gtATGGATTGATGCAGCAGCTCAGATCTTCTTCTCTCTGGGGCCAGGTTTCGGGGTTCTCCTGGCCTTTGCCAGCTACAACCCCTTTCACAACAACTGTTACAA ggaTGCATTGCTGACCAGCTCTGTGAACTGCCTGACCAGTTTCCTCTCTGGGTTTGTCATCTTTACCGTGCTCGGCTACATGGCTGAGATGCGCAAAATAGGTGTGGAGACCGTAGCCAAGGATGCTg gtcccagtctgctgttcatcATCTATGCTGAAGCCATCGCCAACATGCCCGCTGCCACCTTCTTCGCCATTATCTTCTTCCTCATGATCATCATGCTGGGGCTGGACAGCACG TTTGCCGGTCTGGAGGGGGTGATCACAGCCATGCTGGATGAGTTCCCCCAGTTGTTGTCTAGGAGGAGGGAGTGGTTTGTCCTGGGCCTGGTGTGTGTCTGCTACCTGGGAGCGCTCTCCACCCTCACCTAC GGAGGTGCGTTTGTGGTGAAACTGTTTGAGGAGTACGCCACGGGACCTGCTGTCATCACTGTCGTCTTCCTAGAAGTCATCGCCGTTTCCTGGTTCTACG GCACAAGTCGTTTCTGTGCTGATGTCCATATGATGCTGGGCTTCTCGCCTGGATTGTTCTGGAGGGTGTGCTGGGTGGCCATCTGCCCAATCTTCCTActg TTCATCATTGTCAGTTTCCTGGCATTCCCCCCGGAGGTCAAGTTGTTTGACTACGTCTACCCACCTTGGACAACTGTTCTGGGCTACTGCATCGGAGTGTCCTCCTTCATCTGTGTACCAGCCTACATGGTGTACCACCTGCTCACTGCCAAAgggacctttaaacag CGTCTCCTGAAGGGCATCACCCCTGTACCCAGTGGGCCTCACAGTGACATTATCATCACCCACGCTGTCTGA